A portion of the Luteitalea sp. genome contains these proteins:
- a CDS encoding dephospho-CoA kinase, protein MLRVALTGGIASGKSYVLRLFATHGLATIDADVLAREVVRPGTPGLAAIVERFGRELLRPDGTLDRGRLGQQIFSNEGARRDLEQIIHPAVYRAIDAAFAHLDQDGARLGVADIPLLFETGHENEFHRIVVTSCPRDVQIERMMTRDHLSREEAEQRLATQWPIDQKEAGADFVVHTAVPFEETNRQVAAVVEALRAEGA, encoded by the coding sequence ATGTTACGTGTGGCGCTCACCGGTGGAATCGCCAGTGGCAAGAGCTACGTGCTGCGCCTGTTCGCGACACACGGTCTCGCCACGATCGACGCCGACGTCCTGGCTCGGGAGGTCGTTCGGCCGGGCACGCCGGGCCTCGCCGCGATCGTGGAACGATTTGGTCGCGAGCTCCTGAGGCCCGACGGCACCCTCGATCGTGGGCGCCTCGGGCAGCAGATCTTCAGCAACGAGGGGGCGCGCCGCGATCTCGAACAGATCATTCACCCCGCGGTCTACCGGGCCATCGATGCGGCGTTCGCACACCTGGACCAAGACGGCGCACGCCTGGGGGTCGCTGACATCCCGCTCCTCTTCGAGACAGGCCACGAGAACGAGTTCCACCGGATCGTGGTGACCTCCTGTCCGCGAGATGTCCAAATCGAACGGATGATGACGCGAGACCATCTGAGTCGCGAGGAGGCCGAGCAACGTCTCGCCACCCAATGGCCAATCGATCAGAAGGAGGCGGGCGCCGACTTCGTCGTCCACACCGCCGTCCCATTCGAGGAGACCAATCGCCAGGTCGCCGCCGTGGTCGAGGCGCTGCGAGCGGAAGGGGCTTAA